The genomic stretch CGGTCATGCAGGCACGGTCGGCACTCTTCGACCTGTACGGCGACCACCTCCGACCCCGGGGTGGCCGCGCGCCCGTTGCCGCCCTGGTGAAGCTGCTGGCGCCGCTCGGGATAGCCCCACCCGCCGTGCGGACGGCGGTCTCCCGCATGGTCCGTCAAGGCTGGCTCGAACCGGTCAAACTGACCTCCGGGCCGGGCTATTCGATCACACCGAAGGCGGCCCGACGACTGGACGAGGCGGCCTCCCGGATCTACCGCACCGGTCGGGTCACCTGGGACGGGCGGTTCGATCTGCTGGTGCTCGACGCGCCGACGGCGCGACGCGACCGCCAGCGCCTCGCCGCGAACCTGCGGTACCTCGGCTACGGCACGCTCGACGAGCAGACCTGGGTGGCCACCCGTCCGGCCGAGGACGTCGACCTGCTGCTCAGCGAGGCGGGCGTACGTTTCGAGCGGTTCAGCGCCGCGCACGCCGCCGGCACGCCGGGCGCGATGGGCCTGGTCCGCCGGGCCTGGGACCTGGCCGAGATCGGCCGGGCGTACGAACACTTCGTCGCCGAGCAGCGAACACTGCTGACCGGCGTCTCCGCGCGCAGTGGCGACGAGGAGGCGTACGCGGCCCGGTTCCGGCTGGTGCACGCGTGGCGTACCTTCCTGTTCCGGGACCCGCAGCTGCCACCGGCGCTGCTTCCCGAACGCTGGCCCGGCACCGCCGCGGCCGGCTTCTTCGACCGGCACGCGGCCCGGCTCCGGCCGGCCGCCGACCGGTACGTCGAACAGTGCCTCGACGGAGGACACCGGATCGCCCGACAGAAGGGTCGCCACACGTGACAGAGCCGCTGCTCGTCGACCGCACCGACGCCGTCGCCACGCTCACCCTGAACCGCCCGGCGGCGATGAACGCGCTCGACGTGGCGCTCAAGGAGGCGCTCCGGGACACCCTCGCCGAGCTGGAGGCCGACCGCAGCGTCCGGGCGGTGGTGCTCGCCGGGGCCGACGGAAACTTCTGCGCCGGCCAGGACCTGCGGGAACACGTGACCACCCTCCAGGAGGGCGCGGGCCGGCCGCTGGACACCGTGGCGGCACACTACAACCCGATCGCCGCCCGGCTCGCCCACCTGGCCAAGCCGGTGGTGGCCGCGGTACGCGGGATGGCCGCCGGTGCCGGCGCCTCGCTGGCGTTCCTCGCCGACTTCCGCATCGGCGGGCCGTCAACCAGCTACCTGATGGCGTTCGCCAAGGTCGGGCTCGCCGCCGACACCGGCGCGTCCTGGACGCTGCCCCGGCTGGTCGGCCACGCCAAGGCCGTCGAGCTGCTGATGCTGGCCGAGCCGGTACGCGCCGACGAGGCCAGCCGACTGGGCCTGCTCACCCGGCTGGTGGACGACGACGAGCAGGTGCTCCCCACCGCACAGGAACTCGCCACCCGGCTCGCCGCCGGCCCGACCGTGGCCTACGCGGCGATCAAGCGCCAACTCTCCGTCGCCGATGCCGGCACCCTGACCGACGCGCTGGCCGCCGAGGCGAAGGCGCAGGCGATCTGCGGCGGCACCGCCGACCACCACGCGGCCACGCTGGCGTTCGTCAACAAGCAGAAGCCGGTCTTCGAGGGACGCTGATCCGAGCGGGTCAGTCGTCCTCCTCCGGGTCCTGGTTCGCCTCGGCGCCCAGCACGAATGCCTGCATGGCCAGTTCGTCGCCGGAGGGCGAGACGAAGGCGGGCAGTTCCCGGGGGCCCAGCTCCTGCACGTAGGCCCAGAACAGCCGGACCGCCTCGGCCGGCGAGTCGGCCTCGATCGGCAGGTCCAGGCTGACCAGCCAGGTACGTCGCTGCTGCGGCGGGCCGAGCCGGTCGGCCAGGTCGCGGAAGGTCACCGGGTCGAGCGCGGTGACCGGCCCGTCGAGGGTCAACGTCTCCGCCGGCACGGGCTCGTCGAAGGCCCGCCGGGTGTACGTGACCACCAGCGCGTCGGGCCCCCGGCCGGATTGCGGGTCCTCGGGATCCTCGGGACCGTACCCGGTCGGCACGGCGACCCGGCCCAGCGCCACCAGCCGGGGCGGCTCGTCGGCCAACACCGCGACCTGATCGCCGGGGCCGGGCAGGAGGCGGTCCTCCAGGCCGGTCAGCTCCAGCGTGTCGTGGTGCACGAGCCGTTCGGCGTCGTACCTGCCTGGCGGCAGGAGCACCGCCCAGGCTCCGGTGCCCTCCGCGTGGCTCGCGCCGTTGGGCCGGTGCACGGTGTCGGTCGTCATGTCCTCATCTCATCACGTTCGCCCGGGTCGCCACGACGTGGCAGCCCGCCAGGTGATCGTCGACCATTCCGGTGGCCTGCATCAGCGCGTACGCGGTGGTCGGGCCGACGAACCGGAAGCCGCGCCGCTTGAGCGCCTTGGCCAGGGCGGCGGAGACGTCGGTCGACGCCGGCACCCCGGTCAACTCGGTGGGGCGGGCTCGGTCTGCGGGCGGCGCGAACGACCAGAGCAGTGCCGACAGCCCCTCTGGCAGCTCCAGCGCGGCCCGGGCGTTCGCGATCGTCGCCTCGATCTTCGCGCGGTTGCGGACGATGCCCGTGTCGGCCAACAACCGCGCCACATCGGCCTCGCCGTAGCCGGCCACCGCCTCGATCCGGAAGTCGTCGAAGGCCGCCCGGAACGCCGGACGCTTGCGCAGAATGGTCAACCAGGACAGCCCGGACTGGAACGCCTCCAGCGTCATCCGCTCGTAGAGCGCGTCGTCGCCGCGCAGCGGGCGGCCCCACTCGGTGTCGTGGTAGACCGCGTAGTCGGGCGTGCTCGCTCCCCAGGCGCAGCGGGCCAGCCCGTCGGCACCGATCACCAGCTCAGTCACGGCCCCCAGGCTACGTCGCGGGTGTGACCGTCGCGGCCGGAAGGATCGGCCGCAGCACGGTACCGATGCCCCCCGGGGGCAGGTAGCACATGTGCTACAGTAGGCGTATGCATGAGGTGGGGCTGCGGGAGATGCGACAGAACGCCAGCGACCTGGTACGTCGGGCGCAGGCGGGCGAACGTGTGACGATCACCGTCGCTGGCCGACCTGCAGCCGTGCTCGGCCCGGTAAGTCCTCGCACCTGGCGCGAGTGGGACGACCTTGCCGGCGTGTTCGACCAACCCACAGACCAAGGGTGGGCGGGTGATCGGGACCTGCTCGACGACGCCGTCACCGGTCCGTGGGCCGAGCGGTGAGTCGCGGCATCCTCGACACCAGCATCCTTATCGCCACCGACGTGACCCCGATTCCCGGCGAGCTGGCCATCAGCGTCGCCAGCCTCGCCGAACTCCAGTTCGGTGTCCTGGTCGCGAAAACCGCCGAGGCGAGGGCACTCCGGTTGGCACGGTTGAGCGCCATCCAACGTCGATTCGATCCACTTCCCATCGACGAAGTGATCGCCGACAGCTACGCACGGTTGGCCGCACGCGTCGTCGAGACCGGCCGCCAGCCGCGAGCCAGGGTGATGGGCCTGCTCATCGCGGCAACTGCACACGCCCATGACGCCGCCGTATACACCCGTAACGCCGAGGACCTCGCAGGTCTCGAAGACCTCATAACGATCCACACGATCTGACTCTCACACCGCCCACTGGCAAGGAAGCTCGTGGTGCTCGCGGGTCTGCTCACCACGGAACAGACCCCGCGCCCACCCCGCCGCCATAAACCGGAAGCCGGCTCGGCGGTCGGCGGGGTGTACCAGGGTCAGGGCAGGTGGCCCTGCTCGACCTGGCGGGCGAACCGGCGCAGCGCCTGGGTGAGGCTGAACTTCGAGCCGGGCCAGAGCACCGGCCAGGCCGCCCGCCCGGCGGTTCCGCCGGGCAGGTGGAACCACTCGTGCCAGACCACCTGGGTACGCCCGCCCGCCAACGGGGTGCAGCGCAGCACGCCGGGGCCCCGCAGCAGGGTGCCGCAGTGCACCACGCCGATCTCGTACGGCGCGTCCACCCGGACGACCCGCATCTTGTCCCGCAGCAC from Micromonospora craniellae encodes the following:
- a CDS encoding PaaX family transcriptional regulator, which encodes MQARSALFDLYGDHLRPRGGRAPVAALVKLLAPLGIAPPAVRTAVSRMVRQGWLEPVKLTSGPGYSITPKAARRLDEAASRIYRTGRVTWDGRFDLLVLDAPTARRDRQRLAANLRYLGYGTLDEQTWVATRPAEDVDLLLSEAGVRFERFSAAHAAGTPGAMGLVRRAWDLAEIGRAYEHFVAEQRTLLTGVSARSGDEEAYAARFRLVHAWRTFLFRDPQLPPALLPERWPGTAAAGFFDRHAARLRPAADRYVEQCLDGGHRIARQKGRHT
- a CDS encoding enoyl-CoA hydratase/isomerase family protein encodes the protein MTEPLLVDRTDAVATLTLNRPAAMNALDVALKEALRDTLAELEADRSVRAVVLAGADGNFCAGQDLREHVTTLQEGAGRPLDTVAAHYNPIAARLAHLAKPVVAAVRGMAAGAGASLAFLADFRIGGPSTSYLMAFAKVGLAADTGASWTLPRLVGHAKAVELLMLAEPVRADEASRLGLLTRLVDDDEQVLPTAQELATRLAAGPTVAYAAIKRQLSVADAGTLTDALAAEAKAQAICGGTADHHAATLAFVNKQKPVFEGR
- a CDS encoding DNA-3-methyladenine glycosylase I, with the translated sequence MTELVIGADGLARCAWGASTPDYAVYHDTEWGRPLRGDDALYERMTLEAFQSGLSWLTILRKRPAFRAAFDDFRIEAVAGYGEADVARLLADTGIVRNRAKIEATIANARAALELPEGLSALLWSFAPPADRARPTELTGVPASTDVSAALAKALKRRGFRFVGPTTAYALMQATGMVDDHLAGCHVVATRANVMR
- a CDS encoding type II toxin-antitoxin system Phd/YefM family antitoxin — translated: MHEVGLREMRQNASDLVRRAQAGERVTITVAGRPAAVLGPVSPRTWREWDDLAGVFDQPTDQGWAGDRDLLDDAVTGPWAER
- a CDS encoding PIN domain-containing protein, with the translated sequence MSRGILDTSILIATDVTPIPGELAISVASLAELQFGVLVAKTAEARALRLARLSAIQRRFDPLPIDEVIADSYARLAARVVETGRQPRARVMGLLIAATAHAHDAAVYTRNAEDLAGLEDLITIHTI
- a CDS encoding SRPBCC family protein, with the protein product MSDPEGQDDLRQAAQPGAGEVTATVIVDAPAEKVFAALLAWERQSDWIPFTRVRVVEGDGGEGSLVEAVTALGPAVLRDKMRVVRVDAPYEIGVVHCGTLLRGPGVLRCTPLAGGRTQVVWHEWFHLPGGTAGRAAWPVLWPGSKFSLTQALRRFARQVEQGHLP